In one Nicotiana sylvestris chromosome 8, ASM39365v2, whole genome shotgun sequence genomic region, the following are encoded:
- the LOC138875950 gene encoding uncharacterized protein — protein MGRSLVSKDEKEQKDVNGVLGFFCVLLCVLGVSWWFQAMAAGGSVMKKSVLPGSWKSKVNAITEAKDLQTLTMDELIGNLKTYEMKRKKYSERREPKKEKNLVLKAESNDSSDEESDMAYLTKRFQKMVRRNGGIPKWGSSSKTRNNDLCHRCGKSGHFIKNCPLAKQKQYKQNPNKAGKRNLVPDKRFNRKSVADNIVKQALAALGDSSSESERESDSENSSMMAV, from the exons ATGGGTCGCTCTTTGGTTAGCAAAGATGAGAAGGAGCAGAAAGACGTTAATGGGGTCTTAGGGTTCTTTTGTGTGCTGCTGTGTGTTCTCGGTGTTTCATGGTGGTTTCAAGCCATGGCTGCTGGTGGATCCGTTATGAAGAAAAG tgttctacctgggtcttggaaaagtaaggtaaatgccattactgaagctaaagatctacagaCTCTGACTATGGATGAATTGATTGGTAATCTGAaaacatacgagatgaaaagaaaaaaatacagtgaaagaagagagcctaagaaggaaaagaacctggtgctTAAGGCTGAAAGCAATGATTCAAGTGATGAAGAAagtgacatggcctatcttactaagagatttcaaaagatggttcgaagaaatggtggcataccaaagtggggcagttcaagtaaaacaAGGAACAACGATCTCTGTCACAGGTGTGGAAagtcagggcatttcatcaagAACTGCCCACTCGCAAAACAGAAGCAATACAAGCAAAATCCTAacaaagcaggaaaaaggaacttgGTTCCAGATAAAAGATTCAATCGAAAAAGTGTTGCAGACAATATCGTTAAACAGGCTCTTGCTGCTTTGGGTGACTCCTCAAGTGAATCCGAAAGGGAATCAGATTCAGAAAATAGTTCTATGATGGCAGTGTAA